One genomic window of Pseudomonadota bacterium includes the following:
- a CDS encoding SPW repeat protein, with product MTAIAFSPPKHWEDWAGVLLGIWLCVSPWVLGFAGDDMTATQNAVLIGALLILAEMVILMAFRTWEEWVNVILGLWLVISPWALTVAATPLVAVDFVVVGLVVLGLAFYEMWDEQHHAHPA from the coding sequence ATGACAGCAATCGCGTTCTCTCCGCCCAAGCATTGGGAAGATTGGGCCGGAGTGCTGCTGGGCATCTGGCTATGCGTATCGCCGTGGGTGCTGGGTTTTGCCGGCGACGACATGACCGCAACGCAGAATGCCGTTCTCATCGGCGCACTGCTCATTCTGGCCGAGATGGTGATCCTGATGGCCTTCCGCACCTGGGAGGAATGGGTCAACGTCATCCTCGGCCTTTGGCTCGTGATCTCGCCCTGGGCGCTCACTGTTGCCGCAACACCTCTGGTGGCCGTCGACTTCGTCGTTGTCGGCCTCGTCGTGCTGGGGCTCGCTTTCTACGAAATGTGGGACGAGCAGCACCACGCTCATCCCGCCTAG